The proteins below come from a single Halostagnicola larsenii XH-48 genomic window:
- a CDS encoding MaoC family dehydratase: MPTYYEDIEVGDTYSFGDRTISKAEILEFAEQYDPQTYHVDEEAAEDSLFGELIASGWHTASLCMREFVEHVADEAWLGARGIDDLRWIKPVTPDDTLSMTVEIVDKRPLEDDPTIGHVDTRLTAYNQDDEAVITWIGLGIVARRDSDES, from the coding sequence ATGCCGACGTACTACGAAGACATCGAGGTTGGAGATACCTACTCCTTTGGCGACCGGACGATATCGAAAGCCGAGATCCTTGAGTTTGCCGAGCAGTACGATCCGCAAACGTACCACGTCGACGAGGAGGCCGCCGAGGACTCCCTGTTCGGGGAACTCATCGCGAGCGGGTGGCACACGGCGTCGCTGTGTATGCGCGAGTTCGTCGAGCACGTCGCCGACGAGGCGTGGCTCGGGGCCCGAGGCATCGACGACCTCCGCTGGATCAAACCCGTCACGCCCGATGATACGCTCTCGATGACGGTCGAGATCGTCGACAAGCGACCGCTCGAGGACGACCCGACGATCGGCCACGTCGATACCAGACTGACGGCGTACAACCAGGACGATGAGGCCGTGATCACGTGGATCGGGCTCGGAATCGTCGCACGGCGCGATTCAGACGAGTCCTGA
- a CDS encoding HAD family hydrolase produces MVEAIVFDLDETLAVPDRDRATILEDVTAATGTPPISRESYLDAHRQHLTRKTREPIFAELLAGRETDTDAEELTTAYRRTIAESLAPISGVESLLAELKDTYSVGLLTNGPVRAQRDKLETLGWERTFDAALVTGELEAGKPDPRAFGAILSELDVDAASAVYVGDDVEADIAGATNAGMDAIQILKPDGPDPDDRALAHLEQHSIARELPAVLGRLER; encoded by the coding sequence ATGGTAGAGGCGATCGTCTTCGATCTCGACGAAACGCTCGCCGTTCCTGATCGTGATCGAGCGACGATTCTCGAGGACGTCACGGCTGCAACGGGGACGCCGCCGATCAGTCGCGAATCGTACCTCGACGCACACCGCCAGCACCTCACCAGGAAGACTCGAGAGCCGATTTTCGCCGAACTGTTGGCCGGCCGAGAGACGGACACCGACGCCGAAGAGCTGACCACGGCGTACCGGCGGACTATCGCGGAGTCGCTCGCTCCAATTTCCGGCGTCGAATCCCTGCTCGCGGAGCTCAAAGACACCTACAGCGTCGGCTTGCTCACGAACGGGCCGGTTCGCGCCCAGCGGGACAAACTCGAGACCCTCGGCTGGGAACGCACCTTCGATGCGGCGCTCGTGACGGGCGAACTCGAGGCGGGAAAACCCGACCCGCGGGCGTTCGGCGCGATCCTGTCCGAACTGGACGTGGACGCCGCGAGCGCGGTCTACGTCGGTGACGACGTCGAAGCCGATATCGCCGGCGCGACGAACGCCGGAATGGATGCGATTCAAATACTGAAACCCGACGGACCCGACCCGGACGACCGGGCGCTCGCACACCTCGAGCAACACTCAATCGCGCGGGAACTGCCTGCTGTGCTCGGGCGACTCGAGCGTTGA
- the pyrF gene encoding orotidine-5'-phosphate decarboxylase — protein sequence MNFFDRLHDRIVSVDSIVSVGLDPDPKRIPDHLAEYDLPRWAFNRRIIDATHEHAAVYKPNAAFYEDPDGWRALEETVAYAHGKGVPVLLDAKRADIGNTTRQYAKILETVDAITVNPYMGRDSLQPFLAEEEAGVFVLCRTSNPGGADLQDLELESGEPLYERVAALADTWNANDNVGLVVGATNPDELEEVRELAPDLPFLVPGIGAQGGDAEAAVEHGLANGVGLVNSSRGIIFAGEGAGEDFAAAAGQAAARLQSRLNQYRE from the coding sequence ATGAACTTCTTCGATCGGTTGCACGACCGCATCGTCTCGGTCGACAGCATCGTCAGCGTCGGACTGGATCCCGACCCAAAACGCATCCCCGACCACTTAGCGGAGTACGACCTCCCGCGGTGGGCGTTCAACCGCCGGATCATCGACGCGACCCACGAACACGCAGCGGTTTACAAGCCAAACGCCGCGTTCTACGAGGACCCCGACGGCTGGCGCGCTCTCGAGGAGACCGTCGCCTACGCACACGGCAAAGGCGTCCCGGTCCTGCTCGACGCCAAGCGAGCTGATATCGGCAACACGACCAGACAGTACGCGAAGATACTCGAGACGGTCGACGCGATCACCGTCAACCCCTACATGGGTCGTGACTCACTCCAGCCGTTTCTCGCCGAGGAGGAAGCCGGCGTGTTCGTCCTCTGTCGAACGTCGAATCCCGGCGGAGCGGATCTCCAGGATCTCGAACTCGAGTCCGGCGAACCGCTCTACGAGCGGGTGGCGGCGCTGGCCGACACCTGGAACGCAAACGACAACGTCGGACTCGTCGTCGGCGCGACGAACCCGGACGAACTCGAGGAGGTCAGGGAACTGGCACCGGATCTCCCCTTCCTCGTTCCGGGCATCGGTGCCCAGGGCGGCGACGCCGAAGCCGCCGTCGAACACGGCCTCGCTAACGGCGTCGGCCTCGTCAACTCCTCTCGGGGGATCATCTTCGCCGGAGAGGGCGCGGGGGAGGACTTTGCGGCCGCTGCCGGTCAGGCCGCAGCGCGGTTGCAATCGCGACTGAACCAGTATCGAGAGTGA
- a CDS encoding GTPBP1 family GTP-binding protein, which yields MSRDRALLERALERGEQDGGSVEFKERLLRDVHLDGGRRESLAAQLRHRVLSGDGEATYVVGVTDDGGLAGIDAETFSESMDVLSLLAEEADCHIDDVQTWGVGADAPSTATGADRSGGSDDTASSDDNGLVGVAQIREGAVLETDDEHVVVGTAGHVDHGKSTLVGSLVTGKPDDGDGATRAFLDVQPHEVDRGLSADLSYAVYGFDDDGPIRVRNPNRKGDRAQVVEEADRLVSFVDTVGHEPWLRTTIRGLVGQKLDYGLLVVEADDGPTRVTREHLGILLATELPTIVAITKVDAVDDDRVDEVTREVERLLREVGKSPLSVERHGIDAAIEEIDDTVVPIVATSAITMEGLETLDELFDRLPKTAGNDGDFRMYVDRSYSVTGVGAVASGTVMSGSVEAGDELLLGPMPDGRFEEVEVRSIEMHYHRVDQAQAGRIVGIALKGIQEDAIERGMVLLPADADPKPVREFEAEVMVLNHPTRIGEGYEPVVHLETIGEAAAFYPENGRLLPGDKGKTTVEFKFRPYLVEEGQRFVFREGRSKGVGTVTGVKPAD from the coding sequence ATGAGCCGTGACCGGGCCTTACTCGAGCGGGCCCTGGAACGTGGTGAACAGGACGGTGGCAGCGTCGAATTCAAAGAACGACTGCTTCGCGACGTCCACCTCGACGGCGGCCGTCGAGAGAGTTTGGCCGCCCAACTGCGACACCGCGTCCTCTCCGGCGACGGCGAAGCAACGTACGTGGTCGGCGTCACAGACGACGGCGGCCTCGCGGGTATCGACGCGGAGACGTTCTCCGAGTCGATGGACGTCCTCTCCTTGCTCGCGGAGGAAGCCGACTGTCACATCGACGACGTGCAGACGTGGGGCGTCGGTGCCGACGCTCCGAGCACCGCGACCGGTGCGGACCGCTCCGGCGGAAGCGACGACACCGCATCCTCGGACGACAACGGTCTCGTCGGCGTCGCCCAAATTCGTGAAGGTGCCGTCCTCGAGACCGACGACGAACACGTCGTGGTCGGAACCGCGGGCCACGTCGACCACGGAAAGAGTACGCTCGTGGGCTCGCTCGTGACGGGCAAGCCCGACGACGGCGACGGCGCGACGCGAGCTTTCCTGGACGTCCAGCCCCACGAAGTCGACCGCGGGCTCTCCGCCGACCTCTCCTACGCCGTGTACGGCTTCGACGACGACGGGCCGATCCGCGTCAGGAACCCGAATCGGAAGGGCGACCGCGCGCAGGTCGTCGAGGAAGCCGACCGCCTCGTCTCGTTCGTCGATACCGTCGGCCACGAGCCGTGGCTTCGGACGACGATCCGCGGACTGGTCGGTCAGAAACTCGATTACGGCCTGCTGGTGGTCGAGGCCGACGACGGGCCGACGCGGGTCACCCGCGAACACCTCGGCATCCTGCTCGCGACGGAACTGCCGACCATCGTCGCGATCACCAAGGTCGACGCCGTCGACGACGACCGCGTCGACGAAGTCACGCGGGAGGTCGAGCGACTGCTTCGAGAGGTCGGCAAGTCGCCGCTCAGCGTCGAGCGCCACGGTATCGACGCCGCAATCGAGGAAATCGACGACACCGTCGTCCCCATCGTCGCCACCAGCGCGATCACAATGGAGGGACTCGAGACGCTCGACGAACTGTTCGATCGGCTCCCGAAGACGGCTGGAAACGACGGCGACTTCCGGATGTACGTCGACAGAAGCTACTCGGTGACCGGCGTCGGCGCTGTCGCCTCGGGGACGGTCATGTCCGGAAGCGTCGAAGCGGGCGACGAGTTACTGCTCGGCCCGATGCCCGACGGCCGCTTCGAGGAGGTCGAGGTCCGATCCATCGAGATGCACTATCATCGGGTCGATCAGGCTCAGGCGGGGCGAATCGTCGGCATCGCACTCAAAGGAATTCAGGAGGACGCAATCGAGCGCGGGATGGTCCTCCTCCCCGCCGACGCCGATCCCAAGCCAGTCCGGGAGTTCGAGGCGGAGGTCATGGTCCTCAACCACCCCACCCGCATCGGCGAGGGATACGAACCGGTCGTCCACCTCGAGACGATCGGCGAAGCCGCCGCCTTTTACCCGGAGAACGGGCGTCTCCTGCCGGGTGACAAAGGGAAGACGACCGTCGAGTTCAAGTTTCGGCCGTACCTGGTCGAGGAAGGACAACGGTTCGTCTTCCGCGAGGGCCGGAGCAAGGGCGTCGGCACCGTGACGGGCGTCAAACCGGCAGACTGA
- a CDS encoding reverse transcriptase-like protein, giving the protein MAAHGRPALRDLFDESPTPHIAHPPKTHHRDFYVATDGSFRKTGGGLGAVIETRDGTRVARVATTDTPPDNNVAEYRALHLGLDVLAARAPRHASVGVLIDHDSLASNVNNAILATNHPDRKPPRPFSVPPETEYHWRGIRARVNGFAEIRAARIDSNQNPAHPLANEPMQYEHVNGELDRCVLPDPPEPTISEVPPPSRANRNGGNRASD; this is encoded by the coding sequence ATGGCCGCCCACGGCCGCCCCGCATTGCGGGACCTGTTCGACGAGTCACCGACTCCTCACATCGCACACCCACCTAAAACCCATCATCGCGACTTCTACGTCGCGACCGACGGGTCGTTCCGAAAGACGGGCGGTGGGCTCGGTGCAGTGATCGAAACGAGAGACGGCACTCGAGTCGCACGCGTTGCGACCACTGACACCCCGCCGGACAACAACGTCGCCGAGTATCGGGCGTTACATCTCGGACTCGACGTGCTGGCCGCCCGCGCTCCACGACACGCAAGCGTCGGCGTTCTCATCGATCACGATTCGCTCGCCAGCAACGTCAACAACGCGATTCTGGCGACGAACCATCCCGACCGGAAACCGCCGCGGCCGTTTTCGGTCCCGCCAGAAACGGAGTATCACTGGCGGGGCATTCGGGCTCGAGTCAACGGATTCGCAGAGATTCGCGCCGCGCGAATCGACAGCAACCAAAATCCCGCGCATCCGCTCGCGAACGAACCGATGCAGTACGAGCACGTAAACGGCGAACTCGACCGGTGCGTGCTCCCCGACCCGCCGGAGCCGACGATTTCCGAAGTTCCACCGCCGTCTCGAGCAAACCGAAACGGCGGCAACCGAGCGTCGGATTGA
- a CDS encoding DUF2240 family protein, whose amino-acid sequence MSLRVAVAAPFVQNGTERLRENEFVVALSLDRDWFSPDQAKRLIDIATQEDLLAHDGTDLELAFDPATVTIPDDFVPDEDLLAERSAFERVLDALVAEGTEKHEAVGAINTLQQELEITIEAAAVVYARREGIDVSDLAPVARRALTTAGD is encoded by the coding sequence ATGAGTCTTCGCGTCGCCGTCGCTGCGCCGTTCGTCCAGAACGGGACGGAGCGACTTCGAGAGAACGAGTTCGTCGTCGCCCTCTCGCTGGATCGGGACTGGTTTTCACCCGACCAGGCCAAGCGGCTGATCGACATCGCCACACAGGAGGACCTTCTGGCCCACGACGGGACCGACCTCGAACTAGCGTTCGATCCCGCGACGGTGACGATTCCCGACGATTTCGTTCCCGACGAGGACCTTCTCGCGGAGCGCTCCGCGTTCGAACGCGTCCTCGACGCACTCGTCGCCGAGGGAACCGAGAAACACGAAGCCGTCGGGGCGATCAACACGCTCCAGCAGGAACTCGAGATTACGATCGAAGCCGCGGCCGTCGTCTACGCTCGTCGCGAGGGAATCGACGTCTCGGATCTCGCCCCCGTCGCCAGACGCGCCCTGACCACTGCTGGCGACTGA
- a CDS encoding cation:proton antiporter, translated as MATETTLIEIGVLFATAASAGVLANRLGQSVIPFYILAGMTLGQYVLGATPVPEFLTPLVGETFPHLVETDFIYLGAELGIVFLLFFLGLEFNLERLLATKNRIGKAGTIDLVLNFGAGMALGWYFFGDFLAAFVVAGIVYISSSAIITKSLIDLGWIANDEADPMLGTLVYEDLFIAIYLAVVSALVIGSGDIGEAMGQIGAAMAFILGLLVLVYFGTAWFQRALETDSHEFLVLRTLGVLVLVSGGALALGVSEAVAAFFIGMAFSSTDHVHDLEQLLEPLRDTFAAVFFFWIGLLTDPSVFVGVAGMIAIAALLTTPSKLVSGYLGGRIYDLDERRSVRVGLGMVTRGEFSLIIASTVIAASGSGGPIGDGIADTIYAFTVGYVLLMSILGTTLMQYSDRIEAVVLPRLQSGSGTES; from the coding sequence GTGGCGACTGAAACCACGCTGATCGAAATCGGCGTGCTGTTCGCCACCGCCGCAAGCGCCGGCGTGCTTGCGAACCGGCTCGGACAGTCGGTCATCCCGTTTTACATTCTCGCCGGCATGACCCTCGGCCAGTACGTACTTGGTGCAACTCCGGTTCCCGAGTTTCTCACTCCGCTCGTCGGCGAGACGTTCCCGCACCTGGTCGAAACCGACTTCATCTACCTGGGCGCGGAACTCGGAATCGTCTTTCTGCTGTTTTTCCTCGGCCTCGAGTTCAACCTCGAGCGGCTGTTGGCAACCAAAAACCGCATCGGGAAGGCCGGGACAATCGATCTCGTATTGAATTTCGGTGCCGGGATGGCGCTTGGCTGGTACTTTTTCGGCGACTTCCTGGCCGCGTTCGTCGTCGCCGGAATCGTCTACATCTCCTCGTCGGCGATCATCACCAAGTCGCTCATCGACCTCGGCTGGATCGCAAACGACGAAGCGGACCCGATGCTCGGGACTCTCGTCTACGAGGATCTGTTCATCGCTATCTACCTCGCGGTCGTCTCCGCGCTCGTCATCGGTAGCGGCGATATCGGCGAAGCGATGGGCCAGATCGGTGCCGCGATGGCGTTCATCCTCGGACTGCTGGTGCTCGTCTACTTCGGAACCGCGTGGTTCCAGCGGGCACTCGAGACCGATTCGCACGAATTCCTCGTGCTCCGGACGCTGGGCGTCCTCGTGCTGGTCTCCGGTGGCGCCCTCGCGCTCGGCGTCAGCGAGGCGGTCGCTGCCTTCTTCATCGGGATGGCCTTTTCCTCGACGGATCACGTGCACGATCTCGAGCAACTGTTAGAACCCCTGCGTGACACGTTCGCGGCCGTCTTCTTCTTCTGGATCGGCCTGTTGACCGACCCGAGCGTGTTCGTCGGCGTCGCGGGCATGATCGCCATCGCCGCCCTCCTCACGACCCCGAGTAAACTCGTGAGCGGATACCTCGGGGGACGCATCTACGACCTCGACGAGCGGCGATCGGTCCGCGTTGGGCTCGGGATGGTCACCCGCGGAGAGTTCTCGCTGATCATCGCGAGCACCGTCATCGCGGCGAGCGGTTCGGGTGGACCGATCGGCGACGGAATCGCCGATACGATCTACGCCTTCACGGTCGGTTACGTCCTGCTCATGAGCATCCTCGGAACGACGCTCATGCAGTACTCCGATCGGATCGAGGCGGTGGTCCTCCCGCGGCTTCAGAGCGGATCCGGGACGGAGTCATAA
- a CDS encoding CDC48 family AAA ATPase codes for MNEVQLEVAKAYPNDSGRGIARLDPDTLLHLKLSPGDIIEIEGADTTAAKVWRADRQDWNTDTVRIDGFTRQNADVGIGERVTIRKAEATKANKLVLAPPEEASVQFGSDAAGMVKRQILKRPVVGKDIVPVMSSTNHPFMRSPGQAIPLIAVETEPEGVVLITEDTDVELREEPISGFEKTGGGITYEDIGGLQSEIQRVREMVELPMKHPQIFKKLGIEPPQGVLLHGPPGTGKTLLAKAVANETSASFFSIAGPEIISKYYGESEQQLREIFEDASEESPAIIFIDELDSIAPKREDVTGEVERRVVAQLLTMMDGLEARGQVIVIAATNRVDSVDPALRRPGRFDREIEIGVPDEVGREEILQIHTRGMPLSDDVSLSHLADETHGFVGADIESLTKEAAMKALRRYLPEIDLDEEDIPPSLIDRMIVKRDDFSGALNEVEPSAMREVLVELPKISWDDVGGLHEAKDQVQESVEWPLNNAERFERMGIDPPAGVLLYGPPGTGKTLMAKAVANETNANFISVRGPQLLSKWVGESEKAIRQTFRKARQVSPTVIFFDELDALAPGRGGEVGSNVSERVVNQLLTELDGLEDMGNVMVIGATNRPDMIDPALLRSGRFDRLVMIGEPDVEGRERILEIHTEDTPLAADVSLAEIAEITDGYVGSDLESIGREAAIEALREDTEADVVEMRHFRQAMENVRPTITDDILDYYEQIKEDFAGGSSVTEPGTGRRGSRIGFQ; via the coding sequence ATGAACGAAGTTCAACTCGAGGTTGCGAAAGCGTACCCGAACGATTCGGGGCGCGGTATCGCCCGACTCGATCCGGACACGCTGTTGCATCTCAAGCTCAGTCCGGGCGACATCATCGAAATAGAAGGTGCGGACACGACCGCCGCGAAGGTGTGGCGCGCGGACCGGCAGGATTGGAATACGGATACCGTCCGAATCGACGGCTTCACGCGCCAGAACGCCGACGTGGGTATCGGCGAACGAGTGACGATTCGGAAGGCGGAGGCGACGAAGGCGAACAAACTCGTCCTCGCGCCGCCCGAAGAGGCATCGGTTCAGTTCGGTTCCGACGCCGCGGGCATGGTCAAACGCCAGATTCTGAAACGACCGGTCGTCGGCAAGGATATCGTCCCGGTCATGTCCTCGACGAACCACCCGTTCATGCGATCACCGGGACAGGCGATCCCCCTCATCGCCGTCGAGACCGAACCAGAAGGCGTCGTCCTGATCACGGAGGATACTGACGTGGAACTCCGAGAAGAGCCCATCTCGGGCTTCGAGAAAACCGGCGGTGGAATCACCTACGAGGATATCGGCGGCCTCCAAAGCGAGATCCAGCGGGTCCGCGAGATGGTCGAGTTGCCGATGAAACACCCGCAGATCTTCAAGAAACTGGGGATCGAGCCGCCACAGGGGGTGTTGCTCCACGGACCGCCCGGGACCGGAAAGACCCTCCTCGCGAAAGCGGTCGCCAACGAAACCTCCGCGAGTTTCTTCTCTATCGCGGGCCCGGAGATCATCTCGAAATACTACGGCGAATCCGAACAGCAGTTGCGCGAGATCTTCGAGGACGCGAGCGAGGAATCGCCCGCGATCATCTTCATCGACGAACTCGACTCCATCGCGCCCAAACGCGAGGACGTCACGGGCGAGGTCGAACGCCGCGTCGTCGCACAGCTGTTGACGATGATGGACGGCCTCGAGGCTCGCGGGCAGGTCATCGTCATCGCCGCGACGAACCGCGTCGATTCGGTCGATCCGGCACTGCGCCGCCCCGGTCGGTTCGACCGGGAGATCGAAATCGGCGTCCCGGACGAAGTCGGTCGCGAGGAAATCCTACAGATCCACACGCGTGGGATGCCCCTCTCCGACGACGTCAGCCTCTCGCACCTGGCGGACGAAACCCACGGCTTCGTCGGCGCGGACATCGAGAGCCTGACCAAGGAAGCCGCGATGAAAGCGCTTCGACGATACCTCCCCGAGATCGACCTCGACGAGGAGGACATCCCGCCGAGCCTGATCGATCGGATGATCGTCAAACGCGACGACTTCAGCGGCGCGCTCAACGAGGTCGAGCCCTCGGCGATGCGGGAGGTCCTCGTCGAGTTACCGAAGATCTCCTGGGACGATGTCGGCGGCCTCCACGAGGCCAAAGATCAGGTCCAGGAATCAGTCGAGTGGCCGCTGAACAACGCAGAGCGCTTCGAGCGGATGGGCATCGATCCGCCGGCGGGCGTCTTGCTGTACGGCCCGCCCGGCACCGGCAAGACCCTGATGGCGAAGGCCGTGGCCAACGAGACCAACGCGAACTTCATCTCCGTTCGCGGGCCACAGCTCCTCTCGAAGTGGGTCGGCGAATCCGAGAAGGCGATCCGCCAGACCTTCCGCAAAGCGCGGCAGGTCTCCCCGACGGTGATCTTCTTCGACGAACTCGACGCGCTCGCGCCCGGACGGGGCGGCGAAGTCGGCTCGAACGTCTCCGAACGGGTCGTCAATCAGCTGCTGACCGAACTCGACGGCCTCGAGGATATGGGTAACGTGATGGTCATCGGCGCGACGAACCGCCCGGACATGATCGACCCCGCGTTGCTCCGATCAGGTCGGTTCGATCGGCTCGTCATGATCGGCGAGCCTGATGTCGAGGGGCGCGAGCGCATCCTCGAGATCCACACCGAGGATACGCCGCTGGCGGCGGACGTCAGTCTGGCGGAAATCGCCGAAATTACGGACGGCTACGTCGGCAGCGACCTCGAGTCGATCGGCCGCGAGGCGGCTATCGAAGCGCTTCGCGAGGACACCGAGGCCGATGTCGTCGAAATGCGTCACTTCAGACAGGCCATGGAGAACGTTCGACCGACGATCACCGACGACATCTTAGACTACTACGAGCAGATCAAGGAAGACTTCGCGGGCGGCTCCAGCGTGACCGAACCGGGCACGGGTCGTCGCGGCAGTCGCATCGGCTTCCAGTAA
- a CDS encoding DMT family transporter, whose product MSRSRTLLLFLLLSVLWGSAFVAISAGLSHFPPVLYAALRYDIAGLLMLGYAAYAAEDWIPRGSREWQVVAVGAVLLIASYHAFLFVGQQHTTAAAAAILVSLSPVLTTGFARMLFPADALSPTGIGGVVLGLIGVAIIAQPDPSDLLATDVIATLLVFLAATSFALGSVLTRRIDAPIEIETMEAWSMLGGALVMHVVSLALREPIEPSAWTHPEAIGALAYLSIAASAVGFLLYFELLERLGAVEINMVSYVAPIVAAVVGWLYLGEAIDPATARGFACIATGFLIVKRKSIGRAVTTIGR is encoded by the coding sequence GTGAGCCGGTCTCGTACCCTCCTGTTGTTCCTCCTGCTTTCGGTCCTCTGGGGGTCGGCGTTCGTCGCGATCAGCGCCGGGCTCTCACACTTCCCGCCGGTGTTGTACGCCGCACTGCGCTACGACATCGCGGGTCTCCTGATGCTCGGGTACGCCGCGTACGCCGCCGAGGACTGGATTCCGCGGGGGAGCCGCGAGTGGCAGGTCGTGGCTGTCGGCGCGGTGTTGCTCATCGCCAGCTATCACGCGTTTCTGTTCGTCGGCCAGCAACACACGACAGCGGCCGCGGCGGCGATTCTGGTCAGTCTCTCACCGGTTTTGACGACCGGATTCGCGCGGATGCTGTTTCCTGCGGACGCGCTCTCGCCGACTGGTATCGGCGGCGTCGTCCTCGGGCTTATCGGCGTCGCCATCATCGCCCAACCGGATCCGTCGGACCTGCTCGCGACCGACGTAATCGCGACGCTGCTGGTCTTTCTCGCCGCGACGTCGTTCGCGCTCGGCAGCGTTCTGACGCGGCGAATCGACGCCCCGATCGAAATCGAAACGATGGAAGCGTGGTCGATGCTCGGCGGCGCGCTCGTGATGCACGTAGTGAGCCTCGCACTTCGAGAACCGATCGAGCCGTCCGCATGGACCCATCCCGAGGCTATCGGTGCGCTCGCATACCTCTCGATCGCCGCAAGCGCAGTCGGATTTTTGCTCTACTTCGAGTTACTCGAGCGCCTCGGTGCGGTCGAGATCAACATGGTCTCGTACGTCGCCCCGATCGTCGCCGCGGTGGTCGGCTGGCTCTACCTCGGCGAAGCGATCGATCCGGCCACAGCTCGCGGGTTTGCCTGCATCGCCACTGGCTTTCTCATCGTCAAACGAAAATCGATAGGGCGCGCTGTCACCACAATCGGTCGGTAA
- a CDS encoding cation:proton antiporter regulatory subunit: protein MTIYESDLPGVGKKYEIELEGGERLVIVTHNTGKREVYLKADADADSDKLFELPDRMARKVGTILEGAYFQPVQTNRVETMLSDETFIEWYGVPAGSDIVGQAIADAQIRERTGVSIIAIQRGSEVITPPTPETVIEAEDTLVVVGQREDCTEFEQLLGNGGNE, encoded by the coding sequence ATGACTATCTACGAGAGCGATCTTCCCGGCGTCGGGAAGAAATACGAGATCGAGCTCGAGGGGGGAGAGCGCCTCGTTATCGTGACGCACAACACCGGGAAGCGAGAGGTCTACCTGAAAGCCGACGCGGACGCAGACAGCGACAAACTGTTCGAACTGCCGGATCGGATGGCTCGAAAAGTGGGCACGATTCTCGAGGGCGCATACTTCCAGCCGGTCCAGACGAACCGGGTCGAAACGATGCTCTCCGACGAAACTTTCATCGAGTGGTACGGCGTCCCAGCGGGTTCGGATATCGTCGGACAGGCGATCGCCGACGCCCAAATCCGCGAACGAACCGGCGTTTCGATCATCGCGATTCAGCGTGGCTCCGAGGTCATCACGCCGCCCACACCCGAAACAGTAATCGAGGCCGAGGATACGCTCGTCGTCGTCGGCCAGCGCGAGGACTGCACCGAGTTCGAACAGTTGCTCGGAAACGGCGGTAACGAGTGA
- a CDS encoding methylglyoxal synthase: MTRLALIAHDEKKPELIEFAQTHRAQLLEYELIATGTTGKRLMEATGLEIDRMASGPLGGDLMIGAQVAEGRLDGIVFLRDPLTAQPHEPDISALLRICDVHDTALATNLESAAYLLEGVADREE; this comes from the coding sequence ATGACCCGACTGGCGCTCATCGCACACGACGAGAAGAAACCGGAACTCATCGAGTTCGCCCAGACCCATCGAGCACAACTGCTCGAGTACGAACTGATCGCGACCGGAACGACCGGAAAACGCCTGATGGAGGCCACCGGTCTCGAGATCGACCGCATGGCGTCGGGACCGCTCGGGGGCGACCTGATGATCGGCGCGCAGGTGGCGGAGGGGAGACTCGACGGCATCGTCTTCCTTCGGGATCCGCTGACCGCCCAGCCCCACGAACCGGACATCTCGGCCCTGCTTCGCATCTGTGACGTCCACGATACCGCGCTGGCGACGAACCTCGAGAGCGCCGCGTACCTGCTCGAGGGTGTCGCCGACCGGGAGGAGTAG